One genomic window of Luteitalea pratensis includes the following:
- a CDS encoding peptide MFS transporter, whose amino-acid sequence MRGILGQPKGLYYLAATEAWERFSYYGMTALVVLYMVNQLLLPGRVENIAGFAGFRTALESVFGPMSTQALASQIFGLYSGFVYFTPMLGGWIADRFIGQRNAVVMGAVLMSGGHLAMAFDRSFLIALVLLILGSGLLKGNISAQVGALYAVDDAANRVRAYTVFSMAINIGAVFGPIVCGLLAQRYGWHTGFGAAALFIMIGLGTYLAGYRHLPARTERAVSAKRALTSSEWRRVRAICAVLAIVVLPATSYLQCMNTAAVWTQDHVTLERAGFVIPVPWFNAVDAAFSILGVPVVFAIWRWQADRRAGIEPGDLEKIGLGGWLVASANLILVAAILALGNDGLSPVWPFLYFAMMGFSFLFYWPVTLALVSRAAPAPVNATMMGVAFLALFAGSNIMGRLGGLYEALSPAMFWGLHAAIAAAGGVAVLVFGDAITRVLSTDDA is encoded by the coding sequence ATGCGCGGCATTCTCGGCCAGCCGAAGGGGCTCTACTACCTCGCCGCCACCGAGGCATGGGAGCGGTTCTCGTACTACGGCATGACCGCCCTCGTCGTGCTGTACATGGTCAATCAGCTGCTGCTGCCGGGCCGCGTCGAGAACATCGCAGGCTTTGCCGGGTTTCGCACTGCGCTCGAAAGCGTGTTCGGGCCGATGTCGACGCAAGCGCTCGCGTCACAGATCTTCGGACTCTACAGCGGCTTCGTGTACTTCACGCCGATGCTGGGCGGCTGGATTGCCGATCGCTTCATCGGCCAGCGCAACGCCGTCGTGATGGGCGCCGTGCTGATGAGCGGCGGCCACCTCGCCATGGCATTCGACCGCAGCTTCCTCATCGCCCTGGTGCTGTTGATCCTCGGCAGCGGACTTCTGAAAGGCAACATCTCCGCCCAGGTCGGCGCGCTGTACGCCGTCGACGACGCAGCCAATCGCGTGCGGGCCTATACCGTCTTCTCGATGGCCATCAACATCGGCGCGGTGTTCGGGCCGATCGTCTGTGGATTGCTGGCGCAACGCTACGGCTGGCATACCGGGTTCGGCGCGGCCGCGCTGTTCATCATGATCGGCCTGGGGACCTATCTGGCCGGTTACCGTCATCTGCCGGCGCGAACCGAGCGCGCGGTCAGCGCCAAGCGTGCGCTGACGTCCAGCGAGTGGCGGCGGGTCCGGGCCATTTGCGCGGTGCTCGCGATCGTCGTGCTTCCTGCGACGTCCTACCTCCAGTGTATGAACACGGCAGCGGTCTGGACGCAGGATCACGTCACTCTCGAGCGCGCCGGTTTTGTCATCCCTGTGCCGTGGTTCAACGCCGTGGATGCGGCGTTCTCGATCCTCGGCGTGCCAGTGGTCTTTGCAATCTGGCGCTGGCAGGCCGATCGTCGCGCCGGCATCGAACCTGGCGATCTGGAGAAGATCGGCCTGGGTGGGTGGCTGGTCGCCAGCGCCAACCTGATCCTGGTGGCGGCGATTCTGGCGCTCGGCAACGACGGGCTGTCGCCGGTCTGGCCGTTTCTCTATTTCGCGATGATGGGCTTCTCGTTCCTGTTCTACTGGCCGGTGACGCTGGCGCTGGTCTCGCGCGCCGCGCCCGCGCCGGTGAACGCGACGATGATGGGCGTGGCGTTCCTGGCGCTGTTCGCGGGCAGCAACATCATGGGGCGCCTCGGCGGGCTCTATGAAGCGCTGTCGCCCGCGATGTTCTGGGGCCTGCACGCCGCAATCGCGGCGGCGGGCGGCGTGGCAGTGCTGGTCTTCGGCGACGCGATCACGCGGGTGCTGAGCACGGACGACGCCTAG
- a CDS encoding type II toxin-antitoxin system HipA family toxin: MRWDGRLVGTLHTNQHGEKQFVYDAAWLRDEDAPPLSLSLPKRDVPFKRRECRPFFAGLLAEDLQRDAVAHALGVSRGNDFALLDARGGDVAGALMLLPDGTAPPESHSDIPSRPLDDAALVAILDRLPSRPLPAGQDGLRLSLAGAQSKLPVVLVEGRVALPAPGQPTTHILKPPIARFPGTTENEALVMQLAAACGLPTARAEARAVAQRLYLLVERYDRRVDDQGRVRRLHQEDTCQALVIVPEHKYAAEGGPTFPAMFALLRRATQQPALAVLAFLDAAIFNVIAGNADAHGKNFSLLHAGGATLAPFYDLLCTLAYPDLSPRFAMKVGGHGLRSRRRVLSHLARCALLR, encoded by the coding sequence CTGCGGTGGGATGGCCGGTTGGTCGGGACGCTGCACACGAACCAGCACGGCGAGAAGCAGTTCGTCTATGACGCCGCCTGGCTCCGCGACGAGGATGCGCCGCCGCTGTCGCTGTCCTTGCCCAAGCGCGACGTGCCCTTCAAGCGGCGCGAGTGTCGGCCGTTCTTCGCGGGACTGTTGGCCGAGGATCTGCAGCGCGACGCCGTGGCTCACGCGTTGGGCGTTTCCCGCGGCAACGACTTCGCGTTGCTCGACGCGCGTGGCGGTGACGTGGCCGGTGCGCTCATGTTGCTGCCGGATGGCACCGCACCGCCCGAGTCCCACAGTGACATACCGTCTCGGCCGCTCGATGATGCGGCCCTCGTGGCGATCCTCGATCGTCTGCCGAGCAGGCCATTGCCTGCTGGACAGGACGGGTTGCGCCTATCACTCGCCGGCGCGCAATCCAAGTTGCCCGTCGTGTTGGTCGAGGGGCGCGTGGCGTTGCCTGCGCCCGGGCAACCGACGACGCACATCCTCAAGCCTCCCATCGCCAGATTTCCGGGAACCACCGAGAACGAGGCGCTCGTGATGCAACTCGCTGCCGCGTGCGGCCTGCCGACTGCTCGCGCAGAGGCCCGGGCAGTGGCACAGCGGCTGTACCTCCTTGTCGAGCGGTACGACCGGCGCGTGGACGACCAGGGCCGCGTGCGACGCCTGCACCAGGAGGACACCTGTCAGGCCCTCGTTATTGTCCCTGAGCACAAGTACGCCGCCGAGGGCGGCCCGACGTTTCCGGCGATGTTCGCGCTGCTGCGACGTGCCACGCAGCAGCCGGCGCTGGCGGTGCTCGCGTTTCTGGATGCCGCCATCTTCAACGTGATCGCCGGCAACGCCGATGCGCACGGCAAGAACTTCAGCCTGCTGCATGCCGGAGGAGCCACCCTGGCGCCGTTCTACGACCTGCTGTGCACGTTGGCCTATCCCGACCTGTCACCGCGATTCGCGATGAAGGTCGGGGGACATGGCCTGCGCAGTAGGCGGCGCGTTCTCTCTCACTTGGCTCGTTGTGCTTTGCTCCGTTAG
- a CDS encoding potassium channel family protein, which yields MASWRDTLLSVLTAWNRHQVWKILTAIVVIWIASGTALHFAERGTNPAFGTLRESLWNVWVTLFSGLNNAPDSPVGRLVVSVVLVVGVALAGLFTASVASILVERSLRSREVTNLEMSDHLVLCNWSPRALDWIREVHSGIVTDNRPVVIVHDTPDEVVLPDKQDEPAFNDVYIVKGEPANEVILRRAKVAQAHSVVILSDDRQEQHADGKTIVCCIAVKNVCVQERQPNIVAECQDPKYRLHMRKAGADEVISAADFGLRLMARASLFHGMTRVYQELLSIRRDANEMYMVPVPAQLVGMDFVAAASAFLPDRTMMKACLLIGLYRRDKMMLNPVGTEAGPLCEGDELILLSQTLPDLSQLKPPDSP from the coding sequence ATGGCGTCGTGGCGCGACACCTTGCTGAGCGTGCTGACGGCGTGGAATCGCCACCAAGTCTGGAAGATCCTGACCGCCATCGTGGTGATCTGGATCGCCAGCGGCACCGCGCTCCACTTCGCGGAGCGTGGCACGAATCCAGCGTTCGGGACGTTGCGCGAGTCACTCTGGAACGTCTGGGTCACGCTGTTCAGCGGACTCAACAACGCGCCCGACTCTCCCGTGGGGCGGCTCGTGGTTTCCGTCGTGCTTGTCGTCGGTGTCGCCCTGGCTGGTCTGTTCACGGCGAGCGTGGCGTCCATCCTGGTCGAACGCTCACTAAGGAGTCGTGAGGTGACGAATCTTGAAATGTCCGACCATCTGGTGCTCTGCAACTGGTCGCCGCGGGCTCTGGACTGGATACGCGAAGTGCACAGCGGTATCGTCACCGACAATCGGCCAGTCGTGATCGTTCACGACACACCCGACGAAGTCGTGTTGCCTGACAAACAGGATGAACCCGCCTTCAACGACGTCTATATCGTCAAGGGTGAGCCAGCCAACGAAGTGATCCTGCGCCGCGCCAAGGTTGCGCAAGCGCATTCGGTCGTCATCCTGTCGGATGACCGCCAGGAACAGCACGCCGACGGCAAGACCATCGTGTGCTGCATTGCCGTCAAGAACGTCTGCGTGCAAGAGCGCCAGCCCAACATCGTCGCCGAGTGTCAGGACCCGAAGTATCGGCTGCACATGCGCAAGGCCGGTGCCGATGAAGTGATCTCGGCCGCCGATTTCGGATTGCGGCTGATGGCACGGGCTTCGCTCTTTCATGGCATGACGCGCGTCTATCAGGAGCTGCTCTCGATCCGGCGCGACGCCAACGAGATGTACATGGTGCCGGTGCCGGCCCAACTGGTCGGGATGGATTTCGTCGCCGCGGCAAGCGCGTTCCTGCCCGATCGAACGATGATGAAGGCGTGCCTTCTCATCGGGCTCTATCGCCGTGACAAGATGATGCTCAACCCGGTTGGCACGGAAGCGGGACCGTTGTGCGAAGGAGATGAGCTGATCTTGCTGAGCCAGACTCTGCCGGACCTCTCACAGCTGAAGCCGCCCGACTCCCCATAG
- a CDS encoding serine/threonine-protein kinase, translated as MQLDRPTQIGPYEVRNRLGKGGMGVVYLAYDPALDRLVAVKVLRVLDEDIRRRFLKEAKFAARVQHPNIVSIYGVGEHEGSPYIAMEYIAGQTLADVIHGGGRVGISRKVQWLWELASGLEYAHRHGIVHRDVKPSNLMIGRDSGLLRLLDFGIARDHESDATMSGVAIGTPHYMSPEQVTGQPVDARSDVFAFGAVAYELLSGQRAFDGAHAFEITKHVLENEPVPLTELVNGLPLELVRLIEGCLVKSLESRTPSLTPVLSSLRWIVRSLEGADDSTVIRPTPTAGTASSHNRANRQERRQQQVASKVAHARAALEAGSIDKALEAADEAAMLDEHDSAVHALLRDLERAQQARAAESQLLAAQRALDDGEPTDAEGILAALEGRLVTDAQRERWQALISESIQRQRATRCHRDIEALLDQGHAAAAVYRFDAEPPEVQADPVLLQTRDAISAIRSEQAAREAQERAHREAQELEAARREQAERERLAREAAAAQEAAARAAREAQERAAREAQERESARREQIERERLAREADAQEAAARAAREAQEQAAREAQERAAREAQEREAARREQIERERLAREAAAQEAAARAAREAQERAAREAEEREAARREQIEWERLAREAAAQEAAARAAREAQERAAREAQEREAARREQIERERLAREAAAQEAAARAAREAQERAAREAQEREAARREQIERERLAREAAAQEAAARAAREAQEQAAREAQERAAREAQEREVARREQIERDRLAREAAAGQPVAVREAADQEADTQDADTQDASAHTAPAAAGEDRVAHAAHVPASGSRSGYSRSGYLPAATRRLDGIAAIAALALAVVMVAGYMVWLRSTPSPASPPIARELPQATTSLVPDAPVTSSVPVDPAATTTVAPQTPLPEPVPPPAPASDAVPRALKTAEGLRRAGQLERAIASLVPEALATPAGAQLAADVIVDAERRMAAARRAADTRGAGDSPVYAEARRHQQQAEAARTNRGQAAAAVRLFLEAVGEYERAVPRPPSPPPSFLAKDRTEEPPPVVTLPKPETTPAPEAPKAPSPAPANPEPLILAQLDAFERAYESRSVAAVEAVWPGMPDAWRQGLQKSFRDYSEVEWRFTGRAMTVKGDAASVLADAVVTSVSGGRRLVTPRRYEFVLRARNNVWTISDVRLR; from the coding sequence GTGCAGCTTGACCGCCCTACACAGATAGGCCCGTACGAGGTCCGGAATCGCCTGGGCAAGGGCGGGATGGGCGTGGTGTACCTCGCGTACGATCCCGCGCTCGACCGGCTGGTCGCGGTCAAAGTGCTGCGAGTGCTCGACGAGGACATCCGGCGCCGCTTTCTCAAGGAGGCGAAGTTCGCGGCGCGCGTCCAGCATCCCAACATCGTCAGCATCTATGGGGTCGGGGAACACGAAGGCAGCCCGTACATCGCGATGGAGTACATCGCCGGGCAAACGCTCGCGGACGTCATCCACGGCGGTGGCCGAGTCGGGATCAGCCGGAAGGTCCAGTGGCTGTGGGAACTGGCGAGCGGCTTGGAGTATGCCCACCGCCACGGCATCGTCCATCGCGACGTAAAGCCGTCGAACCTGATGATCGGCAGGGATTCCGGCCTGCTCCGGTTGCTCGATTTCGGGATCGCACGTGACCACGAGTCGGATGCCACGATGAGCGGGGTGGCCATCGGCACCCCCCATTACATGTCGCCCGAACAGGTCACCGGACAACCGGTCGACGCCCGGAGCGACGTCTTTGCCTTCGGTGCCGTTGCCTACGAATTGCTGTCGGGTCAGCGCGCCTTCGATGGCGCGCACGCGTTCGAGATCACCAAGCACGTCCTCGAGAACGAGCCGGTGCCCCTCACCGAACTTGTCAACGGGCTGCCTCTCGAACTCGTGAGGCTGATCGAAGGCTGCTTGGTCAAGTCGCTGGAGAGCCGCACGCCCTCGCTCACGCCGGTACTGAGCAGTCTGCGTTGGATCGTGCGTTCGCTGGAAGGCGCGGACGACTCCACGGTGATCCGTCCCACCCCGACAGCCGGCACCGCGTCCTCGCACAATCGCGCCAACCGGCAGGAGCGGCGACAACAACAGGTGGCGTCGAAGGTGGCCCACGCCCGGGCCGCCCTCGAGGCCGGATCCATCGACAAGGCTCTCGAGGCGGCCGACGAGGCGGCGATGCTCGACGAGCACGACTCGGCCGTGCACGCGCTGCTCCGCGATCTCGAGCGTGCACAGCAAGCGCGCGCGGCCGAGTCACAGCTCCTAGCCGCGCAGCGGGCTCTCGACGACGGGGAGCCGACCGATGCCGAGGGCATCCTGGCCGCCCTCGAAGGCCGGCTCGTTACCGATGCCCAACGCGAACGCTGGCAAGCCCTGATCTCCGAGAGCATTCAGCGTCAGCGGGCGACGCGCTGCCATCGGGACATCGAAGCCCTGCTTGACCAGGGTCATGCGGCCGCAGCGGTGTACCGCTTCGACGCGGAGCCGCCCGAGGTGCAGGCCGACCCCGTGCTCCTGCAGACACGTGACGCCATTTCCGCGATTCGCTCGGAACAGGCCGCGCGAGAGGCGCAGGAGCGGGCCCATCGCGAAGCGCAGGAACTGGAGGCTGCGCGTCGAGAACAAGCCGAACGGGAACGGCTGGCCCGTGAGGCCGCCGCCGCGCAGGAAGCGGCCGCACGCGCTGCGCGCGAAGCGCAGGAACGGGCTGCGCGCGAGGCGCAGGAACGGGAGTCGGCGCGGCGCGAGCAGATCGAACGGGAACGGCTGGCGCGCGAGGCCGACGCGCAGGAAGCGGCCGCACGCGCGGCGCGCGAGGCGCAGGAACAGGCCGCGCGCGAAGCGCAGGAACGGGCTGCGCGTGAGGCGCAGGAACGGGAGGCGGCGCGACGCGAGCAGATCGAACGGGAACGGCTGGCGCGGGAGGCCGCTGCGCAGGAAGCGGCCGCACGCGCGGCGCGAGAGGCGCAGGAACGGGCTGCGCGCGAGGCGGAGGAACGGGAGGCGGCGCGGCGCGAGCAGATCGAATGGGAACGGCTGGCGCGGGAGGCCGCCGCGCAGGAAGCGGCCGCACGCGCGGCGCGAGAGGCGCAGGAACGGGCTGCGCGCGAGGCGCAGGAACGGGAGGCGGCGCGACGCGAGCAGATCGAACGGGAACGGCTGGCGCGGGAGGCCGCCGCGCAGGAAGCGGCCGCACGCGCGGCGCGAGAGGCGCAGGAACGGGCTGCGCGTGAGGCGCAGGAACGGGAGGCGGCGCGGCGCGAGCAGATCGAACGGGAACGGCTGGCGCGGGAGGCCGCCGCGCAGGAAGCGGCCGCACGCGCTGCGCGAGAGGCGCAGGAGCAGGCCGCGCGCGAAGCGCAGGAACGGGCCGCTCGTGAGGCGCAGGAACGGGAGGTCGCGCGGCGCGAGCAGATCGAACGGGACCGGCTGGCGCGGGAGGCCGCCGCTGGGCAGCCAGTCGCCGTTCGGGAAGCGGCGGACCAGGAAGCCGACACGCAGGACGCCGATACGCAGGACGCCTCCGCACACACCGCGCCCGCCGCCGCTGGAGAGGACCGGGTTGCGCACGCCGCGCACGTCCCCGCGTCCGGCTCGCGATCCGGTTACTCGCGATCCGGTTATCTGCCGGCCGCAACGCGGCGGCTTGACGGAATCGCGGCCATTGCCGCCTTGGCACTCGCCGTTGTCATGGTGGCCGGCTACATGGTCTGGCTGCGATCGACTCCATCTCCTGCGTCGCCGCCGATTGCGCGTGAATTACCGCAGGCGACGACATCGCTCGTCCCGGACGCGCCGGTGACGAGTTCCGTTCCGGTCGACCCGGCAGCGACGACAACGGTTGCGCCTCAGACGCCTCTCCCAGAACCGGTTCCACCGCCAGCGCCAGCGAGCGATGCGGTGCCTCGCGCGTTGAAGACCGCAGAAGGGTTGCGGCGAGCGGGTCAGCTCGAGCGCGCAATCGCGTCGCTCGTCCCCGAAGCCCTGGCCACACCGGCGGGCGCCCAGCTTGCCGCCGACGTGATCGTCGATGCCGAGCGTCGCATGGCGGCCGCCCGACGGGCCGCGGACACGCGCGGAGCCGGTGATTCGCCTGTCTATGCAGAGGCGCGCCGGCACCAGCAGCAGGCGGAGGCCGCCCGCACGAACCGAGGTCAAGCCGCCGCCGCGGTGCGTTTGTTCCTCGAAGCCGTGGGCGAATACGAGCGAGCGGTGCCGCGACCGCCCTCGCCCCCTCCGTCTTTTCTCGCGAAGGACAGGACCGAGGAGCCGCCACCGGTGGTCACTCTTCCGAAACCCGAGACCACGCCCGCGCCGGAGGCTCCGAAGGCGCCGTCGCCCGCCCCGGCCAACCCGGAACCCTTGATCCTCGCCCAGCTCGACGCGTTCGAACGGGCCTACGAGTCGCGCAGCGTGGCTGCCGTCGAGGCCGTGTGGCCAGGCATGCCCGACGCATGGCGGCAGGGCCTGCAGAAGAGCTTCCGGGACTACTCGGAGGTGGAATGGCGATTCACCGGCCGGGCCATGACCGTCAAGGGCGACGCCGCCTCGGTCCTCGCCGACGCCGTCGTGACGTCGGTGTCCGGCGGGCGGCGACTTGTCACTCCCCGGCGCTACGAGTTCGTGCTTCGCGCCCGCAACAATGTCTGGACCATCAGCGACGTCCGTCTAAGGTGA
- a CDS encoding DUF481 domain-containing protein, with protein sequence MRHRVAVAVWFAVITSAAVAAHAAQDVVVTTAGDRLVGEIKGVTKDVLTLATDYSDADFKIKWGKIASIESDRQFLLETFDGKRVSGSLKPVPEQKAVVQVADTRVQLPEVSMVQPFERTFWSRFDSGLDFGYSMTRTNSAKQLSLGTNLSYRDEHHVDVLFANVFRNSQANAPETSRWDLGNDFRRLLGSRWYVNTGQDFLNSEEQGLSLRSTIGAGAGRYLLRSSAQYLALGAGVAWTNENFTDPALPNEDSAEAYIGTEFMTERLKVADVITRFNYYPSLTISSRYRLTYRLDVDFNLPGDWYFRFGLFDNYDSKPAAGFSSNDYGWSNGFGFKF encoded by the coding sequence ATGCGTCACAGGGTGGCAGTCGCGGTCTGGTTCGCCGTAATCACGAGCGCCGCAGTCGCGGCGCACGCCGCGCAGGACGTGGTCGTGACGACGGCTGGTGACAGGTTGGTCGGTGAGATCAAGGGCGTCACGAAGGACGTGCTGACGCTCGCGACGGATTACTCGGATGCCGATTTCAAGATCAAGTGGGGGAAGATCGCGTCGATCGAAAGCGACAGGCAGTTCCTGCTCGAGACATTCGACGGAAAGCGCGTGTCAGGTTCGCTCAAGCCCGTCCCCGAACAGAAGGCCGTCGTGCAGGTCGCTGACACGCGAGTGCAACTCCCGGAGGTGTCCATGGTGCAGCCCTTCGAGCGAACGTTCTGGTCGCGATTCGACTCGGGCCTCGACTTCGGCTACAGCATGACGCGCACCAACTCGGCCAAGCAGCTCTCGCTGGGGACCAACCTCTCCTACCGCGATGAGCACCACGTCGATGTCCTGTTTGCCAATGTCTTCAGGAACTCGCAGGCAAACGCTCCCGAGACCAGCCGCTGGGACCTTGGCAACGACTTCCGGCGCCTCCTGGGCAGCCGCTGGTACGTCAACACGGGACAGGACTTCCTGAACTCCGAAGAACAGGGCCTGAGCCTGCGGTCGACCATTGGGGCAGGTGCCGGTCGTTATCTCCTGCGCTCGTCAGCGCAATATCTGGCTCTGGGCGCCGGGGTGGCCTGGACCAATGAGAATTTCACCGACCCGGCGCTGCCCAACGAGGACTCGGCAGAGGCCTATATCGGCACGGAGTTCATGACCGAGAGGCTCAAGGTGGCCGACGTCATCACCCGCTTCAACTACTACCCGAGCCTGACGATTTCCAGCCGCTACCGGTTGACGTATCGGTTGGACGTGGACTTCAACCTGCCGGGCGACTGGTACTTCCGGTTCGGGCTCTTCGATAACTACGACAGCAAGCCGGCGGCGGGCTTCTCGAGCAACGACTACGGCTGGTCGAACGGCTTCGGTTTCAAGTTCTGA
- a CDS encoding sensor histidine kinase: protein MSSRLACAALACGLLWLGASPGAAQPAVQQILVLQSFARGNLTLDHFTGNFRVDLDQIAGRPVNVVQLVVGPTGFVGAAEQAVVDYIRSTFAGQPRPDLIVTVGGPAAVFGRKYRQQLFPEAPILFASVDERYLRSAPLGENETAVAVINDFPRLVDDILHVLPETRHVFMVLGSGSLGKFWRPELEREFQRFRGRLTFIWSDELSLAEIVRRCANLPAHAAIFYLSFNSDSQGGAYADERVMADLRATANAPLFAGINVFLGSGVVGGTMMSIDALSRSSAEVAVRLLNGESPSRVRVPPQPTGPPIFDWRELQRWGIGESRLPAGSVVRYRAPSPWQQYRFTVLGVLAALVVQSLLIGGLLFERRARQRAEIESRKNLALAADASRRQTMSALTSSIGHELGQPLTAILHNVEALQILVSANRATSDDMGEIVADIQAEIVQATQIIDRHRTMLRSHQLEKKPVDLHAVIKASLALVAHDMRARHIEATAHMSSDPCVIVGDPVLLQQVLVNLVVNAMDAMAETPPARRRLTIRSEVRAADVEVSVRDTGTGLPTHINGKLFAPFVTTKTHGLGIGLTIVRTIVDAHGGTIEAHNNPDGGATFAVTFRCNGTSG from the coding sequence GTGAGCAGCAGGCTGGCCTGCGCGGCGCTGGCGTGCGGGCTACTGTGGCTCGGGGCGTCGCCGGGTGCTGCGCAGCCGGCGGTCCAGCAGATCCTGGTGCTGCAGTCGTTCGCGCGCGGCAACCTGACGCTCGACCACTTCACCGGCAACTTCCGTGTCGACCTCGACCAGATCGCCGGCAGGCCCGTGAATGTCGTGCAACTCGTCGTCGGCCCGACGGGGTTTGTCGGCGCGGCCGAACAGGCGGTCGTCGACTACATCCGGTCCACGTTCGCCGGCCAACCGAGGCCAGACCTCATCGTGACAGTTGGCGGCCCCGCGGCGGTATTCGGGCGCAAGTATCGGCAGCAACTCTTTCCCGAAGCGCCGATCCTGTTCGCGTCCGTCGACGAGCGATATCTCCGCAGCGCGCCACTCGGCGAGAACGAAACCGCAGTCGCGGTCATCAACGATTTCCCCCGGCTCGTCGACGACATCCTGCACGTGTTGCCAGAAACCAGGCACGTGTTCATGGTGCTGGGATCCGGCTCGCTCGGGAAGTTCTGGCGCCCGGAACTGGAGCGCGAATTCCAGCGATTTCGCGGGCGCCTGACATTCATCTGGTCCGACGAACTGTCGCTGGCAGAAATCGTCCGGCGATGCGCGAACCTGCCAGCACACGCAGCAATCTTCTACCTCAGCTTCAACTCGGATTCGCAGGGTGGCGCGTATGCGGACGAGCGCGTCATGGCAGACCTTCGCGCCACGGCGAATGCGCCCTTGTTTGCGGGAATCAATGTGTTCCTCGGATCGGGGGTGGTTGGCGGGACGATGATGTCCATTGACGCCCTGAGTCGCAGCTCGGCGGAGGTCGCCGTCCGACTCCTGAATGGCGAATCGCCTTCACGGGTTCGGGTACCCCCGCAACCCACAGGTCCACCGATATTCGACTGGCGCGAGTTGCAGCGGTGGGGTATTGGCGAGAGCCGGCTGCCAGCGGGCAGCGTCGTGCGATATCGGGCGCCCAGCCCGTGGCAGCAATACCGGTTCACGGTACTTGGCGTGCTTGCCGCGCTCGTTGTCCAGTCGTTGCTGATTGGCGGGCTCCTGTTCGAGCGCCGTGCCAGGCAGCGGGCGGAAATCGAAAGCCGGAAGAACCTGGCCCTCGCCGCTGACGCAAGTCGCCGGCAGACGATGTCGGCGTTGACCAGTTCGATCGGGCATGAGCTCGGCCAGCCGCTCACGGCCATCCTGCACAACGTCGAGGCGCTGCAGATCCTGGTATCGGCCAATCGCGCGACATCCGACGACATGGGCGAGATCGTCGCCGACATCCAGGCGGAAATCGTGCAGGCCACGCAGATCATCGATCGCCATCGGACGATGCTGCGCAGTCATCAACTGGAGAAGAAGCCGGTCGACCTGCACGCCGTCATCAAGGCCAGCCTGGCCCTCGTCGCGCACGACATGCGCGCGCGGCATATCGAGGCCACCGCGCACATGTCCTCGGATCCCTGCGTCATCGTTGGCGATCCGGTACTCTTGCAGCAGGTGCTCGTGAACCTCGTGGTCAACGCCATGGACGCGATGGCCGAGACGCCGCCGGCGCGGCGTCGCCTCACGATCCGGAGCGAAGTCCGTGCCGCCGACGTCGAAGTCTCCGTGCGCGACACGGGAACCGGTCTGCCGACGCACATCAACGGCAAGCTGTTCGCACCATTCGTGACGACGAAGACGCACGGCCTCGGAATCGGCCTGACGATCGTCCGGACGATCGTCGACGCGCATGGCGGCACCATCGAGGCCCACAACAATCCGGACGGGGGCGCGACGTTTGCCGTCACGTTTCGCTGCAACGGAACGTCCGGCTGA